TTACTATACTCTTCAATGAGCAATCGTAAATCCAGTTGTTCAATAATTCCATTAACGACCCGAACGGCATGATTTTCTGGAATCAATTCCTCGATTGATGGTGGGAATAACCAATTTTGTTGTTGGTTATAATCTTTAAATTTAATACTCATATAATTGATTATCAATACTTAAAGATAGTAAAACCCTTTAAAACTGACAAATGTTAAACACAGAAAAAACCGCCTCAGTATTGAGACGGCTTCTTTATAGATGAGGTTGATTTTGCCATCAAATGTCATTTTTTTAGTTGTGAAAGAGTGGTTGTTTTCTGTGCGATTGCATTACTATTGAGAAATTTCCTTCTTCTTATTTCTAAAATAGGTACACAATATCCACTCATTTAATTTCCGTACTTTTGCACCTTTCAAAAATCATCCATTTCTATATATAATGAATTACATTTCAGCCGAAAATCTCACAAAATCTTACGGAGTAAAAACACTTTTCAAAGACATCACCTTCCATATAAATGAAGGCGACAAAATTGCCATCGTTGCCAAAAATGGCTCCGGGAAATCGACCTTGCTTAAAATTTTAATGGGCAAGGAAATTGCGGATTCAGGAACTGTCGTCATTAACAAAGATATTCAGGTTGTTTTATTCGATCAGGAAATTGATTTTGAAGGTGAATTGAATGTAGAAGAATTTATGATGACTTTGAATTCGGCACCCATTATGGCGCTCAAAAACTATCATCATGCCTTGATTTCAGAAAATCCGGATGATATGGACAAAGCGCTGAATGAAATGGAAATTCACAAAGCATGGGATCTGGAAAATGAAATGAGTCAAATTTTGACGCAGTTGAAAATTACCGATCTCTCTTCAAAAATGAAAACCCTTTCCGGCGGTCAAATTAAAAGAGTTGCTCTGGCAAAACTTTTGGTAGAAACGCGTGCACAACACCGTCATACCTTATTAATTATGGATGAACCAACCAATCACCTGGATGTTGATATGGTAGAATGGCTGGAAAATTATCTCTCAAAAGCGATGGTAACTTTGTTACTTGTAACGCACGACCGGTATTTTCTTGATGCGGTTTGTGACATAATCTGGGAGATTGAAGATTACAATTTATACGTTCACAATGGCAGTTATGGCGTTTATCTAGAAAATAAAATCATTCGGGAAGACAACATGAATTCTACGATTGATAAAGCCCAAAACCTTTACCGAAAAGAATTGGAATGGATGCGCCGTCAACCGAAAGCGCGAACCACGAAGTCTAAATCACGCCAGGATGATTTCTATGAAACCGAAAAAGTAGCAAAAACCGATACCCGAAAAGAAAAGCTGGAGCTTGATTTCGAGATGAAACGTTTGGGTAATAAAATTTTAGAACTAAGAAATATCAGTAAAAGTTTTGGAAATAAATTATTGCTGAAAAATTTTTCCTATCAGTTTCAACGTGGGGAAAAAGTCGGAATTGTGGGTAAAAATGGCGCCGGTAAATCAACCTTACTTAATATTATTCAAGGTTTAGAACCCTATGATGAAGGTGAGATCGAAACTGGGGAAACCATTAAATTCGGTTATTTTAGTCAGAAAGGATTAAAATATAAAGAAGATCAGCGCGTTATTGATTTCATTAAAGATATTTCAGAAAACTTCCCGTTGGCGAACGGAAGAACCATTTCTGCGTCGCAGTTTTTACGTTTGTTTTTGTTTGATGATCAAACACAGTATTCGCCGATCTCGAAATTGTCGGGTGGTGAAAAAAGACGTCTGCATCTGATGTATGTCTTGTATCAAAATCCAAACTTCTTAATTTTTGATGAGCCGACAAATGATTTGGATCTGCCGACTTTAACGGTTTTAGAAAATTTCCTTTTGCAGTTTCAGGGCAGTTTAATTATTGTTTCTCACGACCGTTATTTTATGGATCGCATTGTTGATCATGTTTTAGCTTTTGAAGGAGACGGAATTATTAAAGATTTCGTGGGCAATTTCTCCGAATACCGTGAAAAAAAATCCCAGGATCAAAATAAGAAAATAACGGCGCCCATTGTAGAAGCTCCGAAAAAAGTGGAAGCTGTAAAGTCTGCACCACAAGCCGCGACAAAGAAATTGTCTTTTAAAGAGCAACAGGAATTAAAGGAAATCGAGAAAGAAATTCCGAAACTCGAAAAAGAGAGAAACGAAATTTTGGAGAAACTAAATAACGAAACTGATTATGGTAAAATCGCAGAATATTCAAAAAGTTTGGAAACGATTTCTGAGAAACTTCAGGATTTAGAAATGCGTTGGTTGGAACTTCAGGATTAAGAATTCAATTGAGATTTATAATATTTAAGAACGGCGTTTGTCCGTTCTTTTTTTATTTAAAGTCGCCGACGCACGGATGATCTCTCAGAATATTGTTGTCTTATTTTTCTCATTTAAGAAAAGCACAAAGTTATTTTAGTAGAATTTCTAGAATTTATAAAGCAGAATTACTTAGTTCTATAAAAAATCGTGTATTCTTGACAGAAATTTCATCGCAGATGACTTTAGAATGACTATTTATTTTTAAAATGTAAAAAGCTTTTGCGTTATTTGTGTTCAAATATTTTTAAAGATGAGCAACGACCAAAAACTGGAAGCAAAATACGGATTATTTACCGCCATTTCTATGGTAATCGGGCAAGTTATTGGCTCCGGAATTTTCTTTAAGGTTGATGATGTTTTGGTGGCAACACAGGGAAATGTACTAGCTGGACTTTTAGGGTTTTTGATCGTGGGTATCAGCGTTGTTTTTGCGGGGATTTCCATGGCAAATTATGCAGAACTACTGCCCAAAGACGGCGGGATCCTGAGTTATGTCAATTACCGTTTCGGAAAAACGGCTTCCTATTTTGTGGGTTGGATGTATATGAGTTTATTTTATCCCTCGCTTACCGCTGTTTTATTTACGGTGTCCGGAATTTATATCGCGCATCTGTTAGCAGAATTTATGAGTTTTGAACCTACGAACTTACATTACGTACTGATTGGATTTGTGAATCTTGTGATTTTCTTTTTTATTAATATTTTTCGTCCGAAAAGCAGTGGAATTTTTCAGCAGATGACCACCGTTTTGAAGGTGCTTCCGTTGATATTTATTGCGTCTCTCGGTATTTTGAGTCTGGTTAAAGGCGATGTAAGTCAGGTTAATACTTTTACGCAGGCGGGGAGCGGTTTGCAAAATCAATCTTTTATTCTTTTGGTGGCGGCGAGTTTTATTCCTATTTCATTTGCCTTTGATGGTTGGTATATCGCCACACAGATTTCCGGCGAAATTAAAAATTCAAGCAAGAATCTTCCTAAAGCTTTAATTATAGGAACACTTTCGGTGATGGTCATTTATATTGCGTACTATTTAGGCGTCGTGTTCCGAATGAGTGGCGAGGAGATTATTCAATTAAAAGACACTTATATTACGGAGTTTGCAAGAAAAATAGCCTCCAACTCCGGTGCACTAATTATGCAACTCTTTATCATTATCTCCGTTTTAGGAACTTCAAATGGTTTGTTGTTGGCGACGATCCGTGTGCCGTATCAGTTTTCGAATTTAGAAAAATCGAAAAAATTTCTTAATCTGAGCAAAGTAGAGGAGAAGACCAAAATGCCTGTCAACAGCGCTGTTTTCGGAACCGTGCTGATTACCTTCTACCTTTTGATTTATTATTTTACGAATACGCATCCTTTCTTTACCGAGAAAAATTTCGATCTTTCCGCCATTCCTATCCTGTTTATTTATTTGGTTAACGTGGCATTATTTATAGGTCTTTTTCAACTGTTCCGTAAAAAGACGTTCTCCAAAAATTCATTTTTCAGAAAAATGATGACCATTATAGCTGTTTTCGGTAATATACTGGTGATTTTTGGAACAGTGACTTCACCAAATGGTTTGACCTATTTCGTTATTACTATCTTCTTTTTGCTGGGCGGATTTCTTCTCATGAGAAGAATATGATAAAAATCATTTGGTCTCATTGCTTTCATTTTCAGTAATTTAAACCTACGTTTGGTTCTTTATTTAGAATAGTTCAAAATAGATTTGTGCAATTAAAAAACCTTTTTTACTTTTGCATCGTTATTTTAATTCAGTCTAAATAAAAACGTTCTATGAAAAAACAGATCATTTCGCTTGGAGCCTTGATAATTGTATCTTCTGTAAATGCGCAGATGCAGTTTCAACCTGAAAGTGATACCATTCGAATTCAGCAAATTGAAGATATTAATCTGCACAAAACCGGAAATCCAAATAAAGCACAACCATTTTCCTCAAAGTCGAATCTTACGATAATGGAAAATCCTCAACCAATTTCTATTGTAACGCACGAGATCATCGAGCAGCAACAGGCGAAACAGTTGAGCGATGTTCTTCAGAATGTTAACGGACTTTATATCACTTCTTCCCGTGGTAATTCACAGGACAGTTTTGGAGGTCGCGGATTTAACTTTGGGAATGATAATATTTTTAAAAATGGAGCACGCGTAAACAGTGGCGTTTTTCCTGAAGTTTCCGGGTTAGAAAGAGTAGAAGTACTGAAAGGTGGAAACGCCATGTTATACGGAAATGTTGCCGCAGGTGGCGTGGTAAATTTAATTACGAAGAAACCAAGATTTAATTTTGGTGGAAGTGTGGGATTAAACGCCGGAAGTTGGGATTCCTACAAAACAACGGTCGATTTTTACGGTCCTTTATCGAAATCTGTAGCGTTCCGTGTAAATGGAGCTTACGAAACGGCAGATAGTTTCATAGATGTGGTAGAATCTCAAAAATATTATTTTAATCCTTCTTTTGCGTTTAATATCGGGGAGAACTCTCAAATTATTGTTGAAGCAGACTATCTAAAAAATGAGTTTACTCCGGATTTTGGGATTGGCTCAATTACCAATAAGGATAATTCTTACTCCGTAAATAATTTATTGCCGCGACATGCTTTTGTCGGCGCAGACTGGCAGTTTCAAAACGTAGAGCAAGCGACAACCGGAATTACTTTTAACCATCAGTTTAATGATGTGTGGACTTTGAACGCAGTAGCTTCTTATCAAAATTACACGAAGGATTATTTTTCTACAGAAAGAGTACAGTGGAGTTATGACGACGCAGACCGTTTGAACTGGAAACGTCCGGTAGGCAGATCATATGCAGAACAGAATTACACCTCATTACAGGTTAATGTTAACGGTGAAATTAAAACAGGAAGTGTAAACCATAAAATTTTGGTGGGTACCGATGGTGATTACGGAACAAGTGATTCTTACGGTTACAATCTTTCGCAAGCATTCTACGGAACCAATGGAAGTGCGGACGGAACGATCTATTTAGATGATCCTTCAACCTGGGCTTCCGGCGCAGTTCCCACTGCAGAAAAGAGAGACAGAAACAGAATTCCTACCCAAAGATTTGGGATTTATGCACAGGATTATATTGAGCTTTCAGATAAATTTAAAGTGTTGGCTGGTTTACGATATTCTTACATCGAAAATAAAGACTCTGAAAAGAAAACTTTTGCAAACAACGAAACAAAACTTTCAAACGGTTCGGTAGACCGGGCATTTTCTCCCAAAGCAGGCTTGGTTTATATGCCAAATGATAACTTATCGCTTTTTGCCACTTATACCAATTCGTTCAGTGCCAACTCTGGAGTAGATGTTAATGATAATTCACTAAAACCTTCGATCATCGACCAGTATGAAGTAGGAATGAAAAAGAATTTCTGGAATAACGCAGTTGCATTAAACCTGTCACTCTATCAGATTGAAAATCGGAACTTTTATCAGGCTATTGAGGGAAACACGTCCGGTAAAGATATAAAAGAGTTCGCTGGTAGAATGCGAAGTCAAGGGGTAGAATTAGACATCACCGGAAATCCTTACCCGAACTTGTCCATTATCGCCGGAGCCTCTTATAACCATTCTGTTTATTTAGATACGCCGGCAGATTTCGGGTATGTTGAAAATCAAAGATTGGTACGAACGCCTGCAACTACCGCAAATGCGTCAGTGTTTTATACCTTTAATAAGTATGTGAAAGGTCTGAAATTGGGAGCGAGTGCTTACTATGTTGGAGATCGAATTGCTGGATGGAATGATACCAAAAAAACATTAAGAGAAAGAAATGGTGTTTCCAGATTTTTGGAAGTGGGCGATTATGTAACCGCGGCAGTTTCTATAGGATACGACTGGAATAAATTTTCTGTGATGGGTAAAGTGGGTAACTTATTCGATGCGGTAGAATATAACTACCACGAGAATTATTCAGTAAATCCAATTACGCCAAGAAACTACTATGTTACCTTAACGTACAAACTCTAAAAGGCACCCATTATATCATTTTAAATTCATTATAACACCGGTGGGAATTTCGATTTCCACTCGTGTTATTTTACATAACAAAACAGAAATAAAAAAACAGAAACTATGGCACAAATTAAGGATACCAAATCATTTATGCGCATCACGCACCGTTATTTAGGATATTTCGCGGCCGGAATTATGGCAGTTTATGCGCTCAGCGGCGTATTACTCATTTACCGCGATACCAATTTCCTGAAAAAGGAAAATAAAACGGAAATCGTCTTGAAACCCAATATGACGGAAAAGGAACTGGCGAAAGAAATCAAGATGAGGAATGTGGAGTTTGAACCTGGAGAAGGCGATTTGAAAACTTTTAAAGATGGAACCTATAACGTGAAAACCGGTGAGGCAAAATACTCCAAAATGGAGTTGCCTTTTGTCCTGGAAAAATTTAACCAATTACATAAATCAACCTC
This DNA window, taken from Kaistella carnis, encodes the following:
- a CDS encoding TonB-dependent siderophore receptor, translating into MKKQIISLGALIIVSSVNAQMQFQPESDTIRIQQIEDINLHKTGNPNKAQPFSSKSNLTIMENPQPISIVTHEIIEQQQAKQLSDVLQNVNGLYITSSRGNSQDSFGGRGFNFGNDNIFKNGARVNSGVFPEVSGLERVEVLKGGNAMLYGNVAAGGVVNLITKKPRFNFGGSVGLNAGSWDSYKTTVDFYGPLSKSVAFRVNGAYETADSFIDVVESQKYYFNPSFAFNIGENSQIIVEADYLKNEFTPDFGIGSITNKDNSYSVNNLLPRHAFVGADWQFQNVEQATTGITFNHQFNDVWTLNAVASYQNYTKDYFSTERVQWSYDDADRLNWKRPVGRSYAEQNYTSLQVNVNGEIKTGSVNHKILVGTDGDYGTSDSYGYNLSQAFYGTNGSADGTIYLDDPSTWASGAVPTAEKRDRNRIPTQRFGIYAQDYIELSDKFKVLAGLRYSYIENKDSEKKTFANNETKLSNGSVDRAFSPKAGLVYMPNDNLSLFATYTNSFSANSGVDVNDNSLKPSIIDQYEVGMKKNFWNNAVALNLSLYQIENRNFYQAIEGNTSGKDIKEFAGRMRSQGVELDITGNPYPNLSIIAGASYNHSVYLDTPADFGYVENQRLVRTPATTANASVFYTFNKYVKGLKLGASAYYVGDRIAGWNDTKKTLRERNGVSRFLEVGDYVTAAVSIGYDWNKFSVMGKVGNLFDAVEYNYHENYSVNPITPRNYYVTLTYKL
- a CDS encoding APC family permease, translating into MSNDQKLEAKYGLFTAISMVIGQVIGSGIFFKVDDVLVATQGNVLAGLLGFLIVGISVVFAGISMANYAELLPKDGGILSYVNYRFGKTASYFVGWMYMSLFYPSLTAVLFTVSGIYIAHLLAEFMSFEPTNLHYVLIGFVNLVIFFFINIFRPKSSGIFQQMTTVLKVLPLIFIASLGILSLVKGDVSQVNTFTQAGSGLQNQSFILLVAASFIPISFAFDGWYIATQISGEIKNSSKNLPKALIIGTLSVMVIYIAYYLGVVFRMSGEEIIQLKDTYITEFARKIASNSGALIMQLFIIISVLGTSNGLLLATIRVPYQFSNLEKSKKFLNLSKVEEKTKMPVNSAVFGTVLITFYLLIYYFTNTHPFFTEKNFDLSAIPILFIYLVNVALFIGLFQLFRKKTFSKNSFFRKMMTIIAVFGNILVIFGTVTSPNGLTYFVITIFFLLGGFLLMRRI
- a CDS encoding ABC-F family ATP-binding cassette domain-containing protein; protein product: MNYISAENLTKSYGVKTLFKDITFHINEGDKIAIVAKNGSGKSTLLKILMGKEIADSGTVVINKDIQVVLFDQEIDFEGELNVEEFMMTLNSAPIMALKNYHHALISENPDDMDKALNEMEIHKAWDLENEMSQILTQLKITDLSSKMKTLSGGQIKRVALAKLLVETRAQHRHTLLIMDEPTNHLDVDMVEWLENYLSKAMVTLLLVTHDRYFLDAVCDIIWEIEDYNLYVHNGSYGVYLENKIIREDNMNSTIDKAQNLYRKELEWMRRQPKARTTKSKSRQDDFYETEKVAKTDTRKEKLELDFEMKRLGNKILELRNISKSFGNKLLLKNFSYQFQRGEKVGIVGKNGAGKSTLLNIIQGLEPYDEGEIETGETIKFGYFSQKGLKYKEDQRVIDFIKDISENFPLANGRTISASQFLRLFLFDDQTQYSPISKLSGGEKRRLHLMYVLYQNPNFLIFDEPTNDLDLPTLTVLENFLLQFQGSLIIVSHDRYFMDRIVDHVLAFEGDGIIKDFVGNFSEYREKKSQDQNKKITAPIVEAPKKVEAVKSAPQAATKKLSFKEQQELKEIEKEIPKLEKERNEILEKLNNETDYGKIAEYSKSLETISEKLQDLEMRWLELQD